One part of the Prunus persica cultivar Lovell chromosome G5, Prunus_persica_NCBIv2, whole genome shotgun sequence genome encodes these proteins:
- the LOC109949081 gene encoding betaine aldehyde dehydrogenase 1, chloroplastic-like, translating to MAIQIPNRQLFIDGEWREPVLKKRIPIINPATEETIGDIPAATAEDVEIAVEAAQKALARNKGRDWSSASGAIRAKYLRAIASKIKERKSELAKLEAIDSGKPLDETTSDIDEVAGCFEYYAGLAEGLDAKQKAPISLPAENFKSHVLQEPIGVVGLITAWNYPLLMAAWKVAPALAAGCAAILKPSELASITCLELAEVCIKVGLPPGVLNILTGLGQEAGAPLASHPHVDKVAFTGSTITGSKIMAAAAQLVKPVSLELGGKSPIVVFEDVDIEKAVEWTCFGIFLTNGQICSATSRLIVHETIAAEFMDRLLKWCKNIKVSDPMDEGCRLGPVVSKGQYEKILKFISTAKSEGAKVAFGGGRPEHLKKGFFIEPTIITDITASMQIWREEVFGPVLCVKTFGSEEEALELANDTYYGLGAAVMSKDSERCERFSKSLQAGIVWINCSQPSFIQAPWGGIKRSGFGRELGEWGLHLYLSVKQVTRYVSDQPWGWFKSPSKP from the exons ATGGCGATCCAAATACCGAACCGGCAGTTATTCATCGATGGCGAGTGGCGAGAACCAGTACTCAAGAAACGCATCCCCATCATCAACCCTGCCACTGAAGAAACCATTG GGGATATTCCTGCAGCAACTGCTGAAGATGTGGAGATTGCAGTGGAGGCTGCTCAAAAAGCCCTGGCCAGGAACAAGGGTAGAGATTGGTCCTCCGCGTCTGGGGCGATTCGTGCCAAGTATTTGCGTGCTATTGCTTCTAAG ataaaagaaagaaaatctgAGCTGGCCAAACTTGAAGCAATTGATAGTGGAAAACCACTGGATGAAACGACCTCTGACATA GATGAGGTTGCCGGGTGTTTCGAATACTATGCAGGCCTTGCTGAAGGTTTGGATGCAAAGCAAAAGGCTCCTATTTCTCTTCCTGCGGAGAATTTTAAATCTCATGTTCTTCAGGAACCGATTGGGGTTGTTGGGTTGATTACAGCATG GAACTACCCTTTATTGATGGCTGCATGGAAAGTAGCTCCTGCCTTGGCTGCTGGGTGTGCTGCTATACTGAAACCATCTGAGTTGGCATCTAT AACTTGTTTGGAGCTAGCTGAGGTGTGTATAAAGGTCGGTCTTCCTCCCGGTGTCCTCAATATTCTGACTGGACTGGGCCAGGAAGCTGGCGCTCCTTTGGCATCTCATCCCCATGTTGATAAG GTTGCATTTACTGGAAGTACTATCACTGGGAGCAAGATTATGGCAGCTGCAGCTCAATTggtcaag CCTGTTTCACTGGAGCTTGGAGGAAAAAGCCCAATTGTTGTTTTTGAGGATGTTGATATTGAGAAGG CTGTGGAATGGACCTGCTTTGGCATCTTTTTGACAAATGGTCAGATTTGCAGCGCAACCTCCCGTCTTATAGTGCAT GAAACAATTGCAGCAGAGTTTATGGACAGGCTTTTGAAATGGTGCAAAAACATCAAGGTTTCAGATCCTATGGATGAAGGTTGCAGGCTTGGTCCTGTTGTTAGTAAAGGGCAG TACGAGAAAATATTGAAGTTCATCTCAACAGCTAAAAGTGAAGGAGCAAAAGTTGCGTTTGGTGGGGGTCGTCCTGAG CATCTAAAGAAAGGGTTCTTCATTGAACCAACCATCATAACCGACATAACAGCCTCGATGcaaatttggagagaagaagTTTTTGGACCTGTTCTTTGTGTAAAAACATTTGGTTCAGAAGAGGAAGCTCTTGAATTAGCAAATGATACCTA TTATGGCTTAGGCGCTGCTGTGATGTCAAAAGATTCAGAAAGGTGTGAGCGCTTTTCTAAG TCCCTTCAGGCAGGAATTGTCTGGATCAATTGCTCACAACCATCCTTCATTCAGGCTCCATGGGGAGGCATTAAACGAAGTGGTTTCGGCCGCGAATTAGGAGAATG GGGACTTCATCTCTACTTGAGCGTGAAACAGGTGACTCGGTATGTATCTGATCAACCTTGGGGTTGGTTCAAGTCGCCTTCAAAGCCATGA
- the LOC18776639 gene encoding betaine aldehyde dehydrogenase 1, chloroplastic: MAIQIPTRLLFIDGEWREPVLKKRIPIINPASEEIIGSVPAATAEDVELAVEAARRALARNKGRDWASASGAVRAKYLRAIAAKITERKSELAKLEAIDCGKPLDEAAWDVDDVAGCFEYYAELAEGLDAQQKASISLPMEQFKSHVLKEPIGVVGLITPWNYPLLMATWKVAPALAAGCAAILKPSELASVTCLELAAVCREVGLPPGVLNILTGLGHEAGAPLASHPHVDKIAFTGSTITGSKIMTAAAQLVKPVSLELGGKSPIVVFDDVDIDKAAEWTAFGVFWTNGQICSATSRLIIHENIAAEFLDRLVKWIKNIKISDPLEEGCRLGPVVSGGQYEKILKFISTAKSEGATVLSGGARPEHLKKGFFIEPTIITDVTTSMQIWREEVFGPVLCVKTFSSEDEALELANDTQYGLGAAVISKDLERCERVSKALQAGIVWINCSQPCFCQAPWGGNKRSGFGRELGKWGLDNYLSVKQVTQYASDEPWGWYRSPSKL; encoded by the exons aTGGCGATCCAAATACCGACTCGGCTGCTATTCATCGATGGTGAGTGGAGAGAACCAGTCCTAAAGAAACGCATACCCATCATCAACCCTGCTAGCGAAGAAATCattg GGAGTGTTCCTGCAGCTACTGCTGAAGATGTGGAGCTTGCGGTGGAGGCTGCTCGGAGAGCCCTTGCCAGGAACAAGGGAAGAGATTGGGCCTCGGCATCCGGAGCAGTTCGTGCCAAGTATTTGCGAGCTATTGCTGCTAAG ATAACAGAGAGAAAATCTGAGCTAGCAAAACTCGAAGCAATTGATTGTGGAAAACCACTGGATGAAGCAGCATGGGACGTG GATGATGTTGCTGGGTGCTTTGAGTACTATGCAGAGCTCGCTGAAGGTTTAGATGCACAGCAAAAGGCCTCTATTTCTCTTCCTATGGAGCAATTTAAAAGTCATGTTCTTAAGGAGCCCATCGGGGTTGTTGGGTTAATTACACCATG GAACTACCCTCTGTTAATGGCCACATGGAAAGTAGCTCCTGCCTTAGCTGCTGGGTGTGCTGCAATATTGAAGCCGTCTGAGTTGGCCTCTGT AACTTGTTTGGAGCTAGCTGCTGTGTGTAGAGAGGTCGGTCTTCCTCCTGGTGTCCTCAATATTCTGACTGGACTGGGCCATGAAGCTGGCGCTCCTTTGGCATCTCATCCCCATGTTGACAAG ATTGCATTTACTGGAAGTACTATTACTGGGAGCAAGATTATGACCGCTGCAGCTCAACTGGTGAAG CCTGTTTCACTGGAGCTTGGTGGGAAAAGCCCAATTGTTGTTTTTGACGATGTTGATATTGACAAGG CTGCTGAATGGACTGCCTTTGGTGTCTTTTGGACAAATGGTCAGATCTGCAGTGCAACATCTCGTCTTATAATACAT gaaaacattgcAGCAGAGTTTTTGGACAGGCTTGTGAAATGGATCAAAAACATCAAGATTTCAGATCCTCTTGAAGAAGGTTGTAGGCTTGGCCCTGTTGTTAGTGGAGGGCAG TATGAGAAAATATTGAAGTTCATATCAACAGCTAAGAGTGAAGGTGCAACAGTTTTGAGTGGTGGGGCTCGTCCTGAG CATCTAAAGAAAGGATTCTTCATCGAACCAACAATCATAACTGATGTAACAACCTCCATGcaaatttggagagaagaagTTTTCGGACCTGTTCTTTGTGTCAAAACATTTAGTTCAGAAGATGAAGCCCTTGAACTAGCAAATGACACACA GTATGGCTTAGGCGCTGCTGTCATATCAAAAGATTTAGAAAGGTGTGAGCGCGTTTCTAAG GCCCTTCAGGCGGGAATTGTATGGATCAATTGCTCTCAACCATGCTTCTGTCAGGCTCCATGGGGAGGCAACAAACGAAGTGGTTTTGGGCGTGAATTAGGGAAATG GGGACTTGATAATTACTTGAGCGTGAAACAGGTTACTCAATATGCGTCCGATGAACCCTGGGGTTGGTACAGGTCGCCTTCAAAGCTGTGA